The following coding sequences lie in one Hippopotamus amphibius kiboko isolate mHipAmp2 chromosome 17, mHipAmp2.hap2, whole genome shotgun sequence genomic window:
- the LLGL2 gene encoding LLGL scribble cell polarity complex component 2 isoform X4, with protein MSVKRPRGCVYRPVPAWFSLQTVEHGFPHQPSALGYSPSLRILAIGTRSGAIKLYGAPGVEFMGLHRENNAIVQIHFLPVQCQLVTLLDDNSLHLWSLKVKGGLSELQEDSSFTLRGPPGAAPSATQITVVLPHSCCKLLYLGTESGNVFVVQLPAFRALEDQTISSDAVLQRLPEEARHRRVFEMVEALQEHPRDPNQILIGYSRGLIVIWDLQGSRVLCHFLSSQQLENVCWQRDAHLIVSCHSDGSYCQWPVSSNTPQPEPLSSCVPYGPFPCKAITKIFWLTTRQGLPFTIFQGGMPRASYGDRHCISVVHNSQQTAFDFTSRVIDFTVLIEADPAAAFDDPYALVVLAEEELVVIDLQAAGWPPVQPPYLASLHCSAITCSHHVSNIPLKLWERIIAAGSRQHTHFSTMEWPIDGGTSLAPAPPQRDLLLTGHEDGTVRFWDASGVCLRLLYKLSTVRVFLTDTDPNESLNAQGEDEWPPLRKVGSFDPYSDDPRLGIQKIFLCKYSGYLAVAGTAGQVLVLELNDEEAEHAVEQVEADLLQDQEGYRWKGHERLCARPGPVHFEPGFQPFVLVQCQPPAVVTSLALHSEWRLVAFGTSHGFGLFDHQQRRQIFVKCTLHPSDQLALEGPLSRVKSLKKSLRQSFRRIRRSRVSSRKRQPAVPPGEGPEGSSRAERTGLQNIELAPVQRKIEARSAEDSFTGFVRTLYFADTYLRDSSRHCPSLWAGTNGGTVYAFALRVPPAERRMDEPVRAEQAKEIQLMHRAPVVGILVLDGHSVPLPEPLEVAHDLSKSPDMQGGHQLLVVSEEQFKVFTLPKVSARLKLKLTALEGSRVRRVSAARFGSCRAEDYGEHHLAVLTNLGDVQVVSLPLLKPQVRYSCIRREDVSGIASCVFTKYGQGFYLISPSEFERFSLSTKWLVEPRCLVDSAETKNHSRPRNGSGPEKALGQARNSGSPRDGEERRSGPVMEHALLNDERVLKEIQSTLEGDRGDGPVFTCVGAVATGVLSEWRRGTASAMGERSERAAHAGCMMNTHY; from the exons atgt ctgtgAAGAGGCCGAGGGGATGTGTCTACAGGCCTGTGCCCGCCTGGTTCTCGTTGCAGACGGTGGAGCATGGCTTCCCGCACCAGCCCAGCGCCCTCGGCTACAGCCCCTCTCTGCGCATCCTGGCCATCGGCACCCGCTCGGGAGCCATCAAGCT CTATGGGGCCCCGGGGGTGGAGTTCATGGGGCTGCACCGTGAGAACAATGCCATAGTGCAGATCCACTTCCTGCCTGTCCAG TGCCAGCTGGTCACCCTGCTGGACGACAACAGCCTGCACCTGTGGAGCCTGAAGGTCAAAGGCGGGCTGTCAGAGCTGCAGGAAGATAGCAGTTTCACACTGCGTGGCCCCCCAGG GGCTGCCCCCAGTGCCACGCAGATCACTGTGGTCCTCCCGCATTCCTGCTGCAAGCTGCTCTACCTGGGCACCGAGAGTGGCAACGTGTTCGTGGTGCAGCTGCCAGCCTTCCGAGCGCTGGAGGACCAGACCATCAGCTCAGATGCCGTGCTGCAGCG GTTGCCAGAGGAGGCTCGCCACCGGCGGGTGTTTGAGATGGTGGAGGCTCTGCAGGAACATCCTCGCGACCCCAACCAGATCCTCATCGGCTACAGCCGGGGCCTCATCGTCATCTGGGACCTGCAGGGCAGCCGCGTGCTCTGTCATTTCCTCAGCAGCCAG CAACTGGAGAACGTCTGCTGGCAGCGGGACGCCCATCTCATTGTCAGCTGCCATTCTGACGGCAGCTACTGCCAGTGGCCCGTGTCCAGCAACACCCCGCAGCCGGAGCCCCTGAGCAGCTGCGTGCCTTACG gtCCTTTTCCTTGCAAAGCTATTACCAAAATCTTCTGGCTGACCACGAGGCAGGG GTTGCCCTTCACCATCTTCCAGGGCGGCATGCCACGGGCCAGCTATGGGGACCGCCACTGCATCTCGGTGGTCCACAACAGCCAGCAGACAGCCTTCGACTTCACCTCCCGCGTCATTGACTTCACTGTCCTCATCGAGGCGGACCCTGCGGCTG CCTTCGATGACCCCTATGCCCTGGTAGTGCTGGCCGAGGAGGAGCTGGTGGTGATTGACCTGCAGGCGGCTGGTTGGCCGCCGGTCCAGCCTCCCTACCTGGCCTCCCTGCACTGCTCCGCCATCACCTGCTCCCACCACGTCTCCAACATCCCCCTGAAGCTGTGGGAACGCATCATCGCTGCCGGCAGCCGGCAGCACACACACTTCTCCACCATG GAGTGGCCCATTGACGGTGGCACCAGCCTGGccccggccccaccccagagGGACCTGCTGCTCACGGG GCACGAGGATGGCACCGTGCGGTTCTGGGACGCCTCAGGGGTCTGCTTGCGGCTGCTCTACAAACTCAGCACAGTACGGGTGTTCCTCACCGACACAGACCCCAACGAGAGCCTCAATGCCCAGGGCGAGGACGAGTGGCCCCCTCTCCGTAAG GTGGGCTCTTTCGACCCCTACAGTGACGATCCTCGGCTGGGCATCCAGAAGATTTTTCTCTGCAAATACAGCGGCTACCTGGCTGTGGCCGGCACAGCAGGGCAG GTGCTGGTGCTGGAGCTGAATGACGAGGAGGCAGAGCACGCCGTAGAGCAGGTGGAGGCCGACCTGCTGCAGGACCAGGAGGGCTATCGCTGGAAGGGGCACGAGCGCCTGTGTGCCCGCCCGGGGCCCGTGCACTTCGAGCCCGGCTTCCAGCCCTTCGTGCTGGTGCAGTGCCAGCCCCCGGCTGTGGTCACCTCCTTGGCCCTGCACTCCGAGTGGCGGCTTGTGGCCTTTGGAACCAGCCATGGCTTCGGCCTCTTTGACCACCAGCAGCGGCGGCAGATCTTTGTCAA GTGCACGCTGCACCCCAGTGACCAGCTAGCCTTGGAGGGCCCGCTGTCCCGCGTGAAGTCCCTAAAGAAGTCCCTGCGCCAGTCCTTCCGCCGGATACGTCGCAGCCGGGTGTCCAGCAGGAAGCGGCAGCCCGCTGTCCCCCCAGGAGAG GGGCCGGAGGGGAGCAGCAGGGCAGAGCGGACCGGCCTGCAGAACATAGAGCTGGCACCCGTGCAGCGCAAGATCGAGGCCCGCTCGGCAGAGGACTCCTTCACGGGCTTCGTCCGGACCCTCTACTTCGCTGACACCTACCTGAGGGACA GCTCCCGCCACTGCCCCTCACTGTGGGCTGGCACCAATGGTGGTACCGTCTACGCCTTTGCCCTGCGTGTGCCCCCCGCCGAGCGGAGAATGGATGAGCCGGTGCGGGCGGAGCAGG CCAAGGAGATCCAGCTGATGCACCGAGCGCCCGTGGTGGGCATCCTGGTGCTGGACGGACACAGCGTGCCCCTTCCTGAGCCCCTGGAAGTGGCCCATGACCTGTCAAAGAGCCCAGACATGCAGGGAGGCCACCAGCTGCTCGTCGTGTCGGAGGAGCAGTTCAAG GTGTTCACGCTGCCCAAGGTCAGCGCCCGGCTGAAGCTGAAGCTGACGGCCCTGGAGGGCTCACGGGTGCGGCGGGTCAGCGCGGCCCGCTTCGGCAGCTGTCGAGCCGAGGACTACGGGGAGCATCACCTGGCCGTCCTTACCAACCTGGGCGACGTCCAGGTAGTCTCGCTGCCCCTGCTCAAGCCCCAGGTGCGGTACAGCTGCATCCGCCGGGAGGACGTCAGCGGCATCGCCTCCTGCGTCTTCACCAAATACGGCCAAG GTTTCTACCTGATCTCACCCTCCGAGTTTGAGCgcttctctctctccaccaagTGGCTGGTGGAGCCCCGGTGTCTGGTGGATTCAGCAGAAACGAAGAACCACAGCCGCCCCCGCAACGGATCAGGTCCTGAGAAGGCCTTGGGACAGGCCAG GAACTCAGGGAGTCCGAGGGATGGAGAGG AGAGGAGGTCGGGCCCCGTGATGGAGCACGCTCTGCTCAATGACGAGA GGGTCCTGAAGGAGATCCAGAGCACGCTGGAGGGAGACCGAGG TGATGGCCCTGTCTTCACCTGTGTAGGAGCTGTGGCGACTGGTGTTCTCAGCGAGTGGCGGCGGGGTACAGCCTCAGCAATGGGGGAG CGGAGTGAGCGGGCCGCACATGCAGGCTGCATGATGAACACACACTACTGA
- the LLGL2 gene encoding LLGL scribble cell polarity complex component 2 isoform X1, with protein sequence MTLRGRGSSGTSSSLTSCEEAEGMCLQACARLVLVADGGAWLPAPAQRPRLQPLSAHPGHRHPLGSHQAVSFPVPRLSLRDALEEPGALALCQLVTLLDDNSLHLWSLKVKGGLSELQEDSSFTLRGPPGAAPSATQITVVLPHSCCKLLYLGTESGNVFVVQLPAFRALEDQTISSDAVLQRLPEEARHRRVFEMVEALQEHPRDPNQILIGYSRGLIVIWDLQGSRVLCHFLSSQQLENVCWQRDAHLIVSCHSDGSYCQWPVSSNTPQPEPLSSCVPYGPFPCKAITKIFWLTTRQGLPFTIFQGGMPRASYGDRHCISVVHNSQQTAFDFTSRVIDFTVLIEADPAAAFDDPYALVVLAEEELVVIDLQAAGWPPVQPPYLASLHCSAITCSHHVSNIPLKLWERIIAAGSRQHTHFSTMEWPIDGGTSLAPAPPQRDLLLTGHEDGTVRFWDASGVCLRLLYKLSTVRVFLTDTDPNESLNAQGEDEWPPLRKVGSFDPYSDDPRLGIQKIFLCKYSGYLAVAGTAGQVLVLELNDEEAEHAVEQVEADLLQDQEGYRWKGHERLCARPGPVHFEPGFQPFVLVQCQPPAVVTSLALHSEWRLVAFGTSHGFGLFDHQQRRQIFVKCTLHPSDQLALEGPLSRVKSLKKSLRQSFRRIRRSRVSSRKRQPAVPPGEGPEGSSRAERTGLQNIELAPVQRKIEARSAEDSFTGFVRTLYFADTYLRDSSRHCPSLWAGTNGGTVYAFALRVPPAERRMDEPVRAEQAKEIQLMHRAPVVGILVLDGHSVPLPEPLEVAHDLSKSPDMQGGHQLLVVSEEQFKVFTLPKVSARLKLKLTALEGSRVRRVSAARFGSCRAEDYGEHHLAVLTNLGDVQVVSLPLLKPQVRYSCIRREDVSGIASCVFTKYGQGFYLISPSEFERFSLSTKWLVEPRCLVDSAETKNHSRPRNGSGPEKALGQARNSGSPRDGEERRSGPVMEHALLNDERVLKEIQSTLEGDRGDGPVFTCVGAVATGVLSEWRRGTASAMGERSERAAHAGCMMNTHY encoded by the exons ATGACCCTGCGAGGGAGAGGCTCAAGCGGGACCTCTTCCAGTTTAACAAG ctgtgAAGAGGCCGAGGGGATGTGTCTACAGGCCTGTGCCCGCCTGGTTCTCGTTGCAGACGGTGGAGCATGGCTTCCCGCACCAGCCCAGCGCCCTCGGCTACAGCCCCTCTCTGCGCATCCTGGCCATCGGCACCCGCTCGGGAGCCATCAAGCTGTATCCTTTCCGGTACCCAGGCTCTCGCTCAGGGATGCCCTGGAAGAGCCAGGGGCCTTGGCGTTG TGCCAGCTGGTCACCCTGCTGGACGACAACAGCCTGCACCTGTGGAGCCTGAAGGTCAAAGGCGGGCTGTCAGAGCTGCAGGAAGATAGCAGTTTCACACTGCGTGGCCCCCCAGG GGCTGCCCCCAGTGCCACGCAGATCACTGTGGTCCTCCCGCATTCCTGCTGCAAGCTGCTCTACCTGGGCACCGAGAGTGGCAACGTGTTCGTGGTGCAGCTGCCAGCCTTCCGAGCGCTGGAGGACCAGACCATCAGCTCAGATGCCGTGCTGCAGCG GTTGCCAGAGGAGGCTCGCCACCGGCGGGTGTTTGAGATGGTGGAGGCTCTGCAGGAACATCCTCGCGACCCCAACCAGATCCTCATCGGCTACAGCCGGGGCCTCATCGTCATCTGGGACCTGCAGGGCAGCCGCGTGCTCTGTCATTTCCTCAGCAGCCAG CAACTGGAGAACGTCTGCTGGCAGCGGGACGCCCATCTCATTGTCAGCTGCCATTCTGACGGCAGCTACTGCCAGTGGCCCGTGTCCAGCAACACCCCGCAGCCGGAGCCCCTGAGCAGCTGCGTGCCTTACG gtCCTTTTCCTTGCAAAGCTATTACCAAAATCTTCTGGCTGACCACGAGGCAGGG GTTGCCCTTCACCATCTTCCAGGGCGGCATGCCACGGGCCAGCTATGGGGACCGCCACTGCATCTCGGTGGTCCACAACAGCCAGCAGACAGCCTTCGACTTCACCTCCCGCGTCATTGACTTCACTGTCCTCATCGAGGCGGACCCTGCGGCTG CCTTCGATGACCCCTATGCCCTGGTAGTGCTGGCCGAGGAGGAGCTGGTGGTGATTGACCTGCAGGCGGCTGGTTGGCCGCCGGTCCAGCCTCCCTACCTGGCCTCCCTGCACTGCTCCGCCATCACCTGCTCCCACCACGTCTCCAACATCCCCCTGAAGCTGTGGGAACGCATCATCGCTGCCGGCAGCCGGCAGCACACACACTTCTCCACCATG GAGTGGCCCATTGACGGTGGCACCAGCCTGGccccggccccaccccagagGGACCTGCTGCTCACGGG GCACGAGGATGGCACCGTGCGGTTCTGGGACGCCTCAGGGGTCTGCTTGCGGCTGCTCTACAAACTCAGCACAGTACGGGTGTTCCTCACCGACACAGACCCCAACGAGAGCCTCAATGCCCAGGGCGAGGACGAGTGGCCCCCTCTCCGTAAG GTGGGCTCTTTCGACCCCTACAGTGACGATCCTCGGCTGGGCATCCAGAAGATTTTTCTCTGCAAATACAGCGGCTACCTGGCTGTGGCCGGCACAGCAGGGCAG GTGCTGGTGCTGGAGCTGAATGACGAGGAGGCAGAGCACGCCGTAGAGCAGGTGGAGGCCGACCTGCTGCAGGACCAGGAGGGCTATCGCTGGAAGGGGCACGAGCGCCTGTGTGCCCGCCCGGGGCCCGTGCACTTCGAGCCCGGCTTCCAGCCCTTCGTGCTGGTGCAGTGCCAGCCCCCGGCTGTGGTCACCTCCTTGGCCCTGCACTCCGAGTGGCGGCTTGTGGCCTTTGGAACCAGCCATGGCTTCGGCCTCTTTGACCACCAGCAGCGGCGGCAGATCTTTGTCAA GTGCACGCTGCACCCCAGTGACCAGCTAGCCTTGGAGGGCCCGCTGTCCCGCGTGAAGTCCCTAAAGAAGTCCCTGCGCCAGTCCTTCCGCCGGATACGTCGCAGCCGGGTGTCCAGCAGGAAGCGGCAGCCCGCTGTCCCCCCAGGAGAG GGGCCGGAGGGGAGCAGCAGGGCAGAGCGGACCGGCCTGCAGAACATAGAGCTGGCACCCGTGCAGCGCAAGATCGAGGCCCGCTCGGCAGAGGACTCCTTCACGGGCTTCGTCCGGACCCTCTACTTCGCTGACACCTACCTGAGGGACA GCTCCCGCCACTGCCCCTCACTGTGGGCTGGCACCAATGGTGGTACCGTCTACGCCTTTGCCCTGCGTGTGCCCCCCGCCGAGCGGAGAATGGATGAGCCGGTGCGGGCGGAGCAGG CCAAGGAGATCCAGCTGATGCACCGAGCGCCCGTGGTGGGCATCCTGGTGCTGGACGGACACAGCGTGCCCCTTCCTGAGCCCCTGGAAGTGGCCCATGACCTGTCAAAGAGCCCAGACATGCAGGGAGGCCACCAGCTGCTCGTCGTGTCGGAGGAGCAGTTCAAG GTGTTCACGCTGCCCAAGGTCAGCGCCCGGCTGAAGCTGAAGCTGACGGCCCTGGAGGGCTCACGGGTGCGGCGGGTCAGCGCGGCCCGCTTCGGCAGCTGTCGAGCCGAGGACTACGGGGAGCATCACCTGGCCGTCCTTACCAACCTGGGCGACGTCCAGGTAGTCTCGCTGCCCCTGCTCAAGCCCCAGGTGCGGTACAGCTGCATCCGCCGGGAGGACGTCAGCGGCATCGCCTCCTGCGTCTTCACCAAATACGGCCAAG GTTTCTACCTGATCTCACCCTCCGAGTTTGAGCgcttctctctctccaccaagTGGCTGGTGGAGCCCCGGTGTCTGGTGGATTCAGCAGAAACGAAGAACCACAGCCGCCCCCGCAACGGATCAGGTCCTGAGAAGGCCTTGGGACAGGCCAG GAACTCAGGGAGTCCGAGGGATGGAGAGG AGAGGAGGTCGGGCCCCGTGATGGAGCACGCTCTGCTCAATGACGAGA GGGTCCTGAAGGAGATCCAGAGCACGCTGGAGGGAGACCGAGG TGATGGCCCTGTCTTCACCTGTGTAGGAGCTGTGGCGACTGGTGTTCTCAGCGAGTGGCGGCGGGGTACAGCCTCAGCAATGGGGGAG CGGAGTGAGCGGGCCGCACATGCAGGCTGCATGATGAACACACACTACTGA
- the LLGL2 gene encoding LLGL scribble cell polarity complex component 2 isoform X5: protein MASRTSPAPSATAPLCASWPSAPAREPSSCILSGTQALAQGCPGRARGLGVGEIQEGPPTLQIKCQLVTLLDDNSLHLWSLKVKGGLSELQEDSSFTLRGPPGAAPSATQITVVLPHSCCKLLYLGTESGNVFVVQLPAFRALEDQTISSDAVLQRLPEEARHRRVFEMVEALQEHPRDPNQILIGYSRGLIVIWDLQGSRVLCHFLSSQQLENVCWQRDAHLIVSCHSDGSYCQWPVSSNTPQPEPLSSCVPYGPFPCKAITKIFWLTTRQGLPFTIFQGGMPRASYGDRHCISVVHNSQQTAFDFTSRVIDFTVLIEADPAAAFDDPYALVVLAEEELVVIDLQAAGWPPVQPPYLASLHCSAITCSHHVSNIPLKLWERIIAAGSRQHTHFSTMEWPIDGGTSLAPAPPQRDLLLTGHEDGTVRFWDASGVCLRLLYKLSTVRVFLTDTDPNESLNAQGEDEWPPLRKVGSFDPYSDDPRLGIQKIFLCKYSGYLAVAGTAGQVLVLELNDEEAEHAVEQVEADLLQDQEGYRWKGHERLCARPGPVHFEPGFQPFVLVQCQPPAVVTSLALHSEWRLVAFGTSHGFGLFDHQQRRQIFVKCTLHPSDQLALEGPLSRVKSLKKSLRQSFRRIRRSRVSSRKRQPAVPPGEGPEGSSRAERTGLQNIELAPVQRKIEARSAEDSFTGFVRTLYFADTYLRDSSRHCPSLWAGTNGGTVYAFALRVPPAERRMDEPVRAEQAKEIQLMHRAPVVGILVLDGHSVPLPEPLEVAHDLSKSPDMQGGHQLLVVSEEQFKVFTLPKVSARLKLKLTALEGSRVRRVSAARFGSCRAEDYGEHHLAVLTNLGDVQVVSLPLLKPQVRYSCIRREDVSGIASCVFTKYGQGFYLISPSEFERFSLSTKWLVEPRCLVDSAETKNHSRPRNGSGPEKALGQARNSGSPRDGEERRSGPVMEHALLNDERVLKEIQSTLEGDRGDGPVFTCVGAVATGVLSEWRRGTASAMGERSERAAHAGCMMNTHY from the exons ATGGCTTCCCGCACCAGCCCAGCGCCCTCGGCTACAGCCCCTCTCTGCGCATCCTGGCCATCGGCACCCGCTCGGGAGCCATCAAGCTGTATCCTTTCCGGTACCCAGGCTCTCGCTCAGGGATGCCCTGGAAGAGCCAGGGGCCTTGGCGTTGGTGAGATTCAGGAAGGACCCCCTACTCTCCAAATAAAA TGCCAGCTGGTCACCCTGCTGGACGACAACAGCCTGCACCTGTGGAGCCTGAAGGTCAAAGGCGGGCTGTCAGAGCTGCAGGAAGATAGCAGTTTCACACTGCGTGGCCCCCCAGG GGCTGCCCCCAGTGCCACGCAGATCACTGTGGTCCTCCCGCATTCCTGCTGCAAGCTGCTCTACCTGGGCACCGAGAGTGGCAACGTGTTCGTGGTGCAGCTGCCAGCCTTCCGAGCGCTGGAGGACCAGACCATCAGCTCAGATGCCGTGCTGCAGCG GTTGCCAGAGGAGGCTCGCCACCGGCGGGTGTTTGAGATGGTGGAGGCTCTGCAGGAACATCCTCGCGACCCCAACCAGATCCTCATCGGCTACAGCCGGGGCCTCATCGTCATCTGGGACCTGCAGGGCAGCCGCGTGCTCTGTCATTTCCTCAGCAGCCAG CAACTGGAGAACGTCTGCTGGCAGCGGGACGCCCATCTCATTGTCAGCTGCCATTCTGACGGCAGCTACTGCCAGTGGCCCGTGTCCAGCAACACCCCGCAGCCGGAGCCCCTGAGCAGCTGCGTGCCTTACG gtCCTTTTCCTTGCAAAGCTATTACCAAAATCTTCTGGCTGACCACGAGGCAGGG GTTGCCCTTCACCATCTTCCAGGGCGGCATGCCACGGGCCAGCTATGGGGACCGCCACTGCATCTCGGTGGTCCACAACAGCCAGCAGACAGCCTTCGACTTCACCTCCCGCGTCATTGACTTCACTGTCCTCATCGAGGCGGACCCTGCGGCTG CCTTCGATGACCCCTATGCCCTGGTAGTGCTGGCCGAGGAGGAGCTGGTGGTGATTGACCTGCAGGCGGCTGGTTGGCCGCCGGTCCAGCCTCCCTACCTGGCCTCCCTGCACTGCTCCGCCATCACCTGCTCCCACCACGTCTCCAACATCCCCCTGAAGCTGTGGGAACGCATCATCGCTGCCGGCAGCCGGCAGCACACACACTTCTCCACCATG GAGTGGCCCATTGACGGTGGCACCAGCCTGGccccggccccaccccagagGGACCTGCTGCTCACGGG GCACGAGGATGGCACCGTGCGGTTCTGGGACGCCTCAGGGGTCTGCTTGCGGCTGCTCTACAAACTCAGCACAGTACGGGTGTTCCTCACCGACACAGACCCCAACGAGAGCCTCAATGCCCAGGGCGAGGACGAGTGGCCCCCTCTCCGTAAG GTGGGCTCTTTCGACCCCTACAGTGACGATCCTCGGCTGGGCATCCAGAAGATTTTTCTCTGCAAATACAGCGGCTACCTGGCTGTGGCCGGCACAGCAGGGCAG GTGCTGGTGCTGGAGCTGAATGACGAGGAGGCAGAGCACGCCGTAGAGCAGGTGGAGGCCGACCTGCTGCAGGACCAGGAGGGCTATCGCTGGAAGGGGCACGAGCGCCTGTGTGCCCGCCCGGGGCCCGTGCACTTCGAGCCCGGCTTCCAGCCCTTCGTGCTGGTGCAGTGCCAGCCCCCGGCTGTGGTCACCTCCTTGGCCCTGCACTCCGAGTGGCGGCTTGTGGCCTTTGGAACCAGCCATGGCTTCGGCCTCTTTGACCACCAGCAGCGGCGGCAGATCTTTGTCAA GTGCACGCTGCACCCCAGTGACCAGCTAGCCTTGGAGGGCCCGCTGTCCCGCGTGAAGTCCCTAAAGAAGTCCCTGCGCCAGTCCTTCCGCCGGATACGTCGCAGCCGGGTGTCCAGCAGGAAGCGGCAGCCCGCTGTCCCCCCAGGAGAG GGGCCGGAGGGGAGCAGCAGGGCAGAGCGGACCGGCCTGCAGAACATAGAGCTGGCACCCGTGCAGCGCAAGATCGAGGCCCGCTCGGCAGAGGACTCCTTCACGGGCTTCGTCCGGACCCTCTACTTCGCTGACACCTACCTGAGGGACA GCTCCCGCCACTGCCCCTCACTGTGGGCTGGCACCAATGGTGGTACCGTCTACGCCTTTGCCCTGCGTGTGCCCCCCGCCGAGCGGAGAATGGATGAGCCGGTGCGGGCGGAGCAGG CCAAGGAGATCCAGCTGATGCACCGAGCGCCCGTGGTGGGCATCCTGGTGCTGGACGGACACAGCGTGCCCCTTCCTGAGCCCCTGGAAGTGGCCCATGACCTGTCAAAGAGCCCAGACATGCAGGGAGGCCACCAGCTGCTCGTCGTGTCGGAGGAGCAGTTCAAG GTGTTCACGCTGCCCAAGGTCAGCGCCCGGCTGAAGCTGAAGCTGACGGCCCTGGAGGGCTCACGGGTGCGGCGGGTCAGCGCGGCCCGCTTCGGCAGCTGTCGAGCCGAGGACTACGGGGAGCATCACCTGGCCGTCCTTACCAACCTGGGCGACGTCCAGGTAGTCTCGCTGCCCCTGCTCAAGCCCCAGGTGCGGTACAGCTGCATCCGCCGGGAGGACGTCAGCGGCATCGCCTCCTGCGTCTTCACCAAATACGGCCAAG GTTTCTACCTGATCTCACCCTCCGAGTTTGAGCgcttctctctctccaccaagTGGCTGGTGGAGCCCCGGTGTCTGGTGGATTCAGCAGAAACGAAGAACCACAGCCGCCCCCGCAACGGATCAGGTCCTGAGAAGGCCTTGGGACAGGCCAG GAACTCAGGGAGTCCGAGGGATGGAGAGG AGAGGAGGTCGGGCCCCGTGATGGAGCACGCTCTGCTCAATGACGAGA GGGTCCTGAAGGAGATCCAGAGCACGCTGGAGGGAGACCGAGG TGATGGCCCTGTCTTCACCTGTGTAGGAGCTGTGGCGACTGGTGTTCTCAGCGAGTGGCGGCGGGGTACAGCCTCAGCAATGGGGGAG CGGAGTGAGCGGGCCGCACATGCAGGCTGCATGATGAACACACACTACTGA